From one Catellatospora sp. IY07-71 genomic stretch:
- a CDS encoding sugar transferase produces the protein MTTSLKHPTTVPKRSNVPDYVADRYELPPVPKTNGVARNAFARPTARRARWHRPYLLCLIISDLLCVMAASWTVISQLEINRVTSGFEGIVEFQVAAYAFMPLLWLLLLWGNGAYDRRVIGLGTDEFKRVFRATIAVAATVSFVAFGFQKAGGEGLSRGTVAFVILAAMAYIIAARLLARRVLYLVRRRGRMATYRMLLIGSLPETLFVYKVVARNPKAGLVPVAIHLSEHVPASRRSQAPVPVYYGRDLVDLVRELRADTIAVCGSAGAEPDELRRLAWQLEGTGIDLVVAPQLTDIAGPRVHIRPIEGLPLLHVEEPKLSGVAWLAKNTLDRVAAAIGLILLAPLFLLISLAISLTDRGPAFFRQLRVGHEGQLFKVWKFRTMYTDAEERKSKLEAQNETDGMLFKIRDDPRVTPVGRFLRASSIDELPQLINVLKGEMSLVGPRPLPAEDGDYLGDVRRRLLVRPGMTGLWQVSGRSDLNWDESVRLDLYYVDNWSLAYDLSILWRTVGVVLRRKGAY, from the coding sequence GTGACGACGAGCCTGAAGCACCCGACCACCGTGCCCAAGCGGTCGAATGTCCCGGACTACGTAGCCGATCGATACGAGCTGCCCCCCGTGCCGAAGACCAACGGCGTGGCACGCAACGCGTTCGCCCGCCCCACCGCGCGCCGGGCCCGCTGGCACCGGCCGTACCTGCTCTGCCTGATCATCTCCGACCTGCTGTGCGTGATGGCGGCGAGCTGGACCGTGATCTCGCAGCTGGAGATCAACCGAGTCACCTCGGGTTTCGAGGGGATCGTCGAGTTCCAGGTGGCGGCGTACGCGTTCATGCCGCTGCTGTGGCTGCTGCTGCTGTGGGGCAACGGCGCCTACGACCGGCGCGTCATCGGGCTGGGCACCGACGAGTTCAAGCGCGTCTTCCGGGCCACCATCGCGGTCGCCGCGACGGTCTCGTTCGTCGCCTTCGGTTTCCAGAAGGCCGGTGGCGAGGGCCTGTCCCGCGGCACGGTCGCCTTCGTGATCCTGGCGGCGATGGCGTACATCATCGCGGCTCGGCTGCTCGCCCGGCGCGTGCTCTACCTGGTGCGCCGCCGCGGCCGGATGGCCACGTACCGGATGCTGCTCATCGGCTCGCTGCCGGAGACGCTGTTCGTGTACAAGGTCGTCGCCCGCAACCCGAAGGCCGGCCTGGTCCCCGTCGCGATCCACCTGTCCGAGCACGTGCCCGCCTCCCGGCGGTCGCAGGCCCCGGTGCCGGTGTACTACGGCCGCGACCTGGTCGACCTGGTGCGCGAGCTGCGCGCGGACACCATCGCGGTGTGCGGCTCGGCCGGCGCGGAGCCCGACGAGCTGCGCCGCCTGGCCTGGCAGCTGGAGGGCACCGGCATCGACCTGGTGGTCGCGCCGCAGCTCACCGACATCGCCGGCCCCCGCGTGCACATCCGCCCGATCGAGGGCCTGCCGCTGCTGCACGTCGAGGAGCCGAAGCTCTCCGGCGTCGCCTGGCTGGCCAAGAACACGCTGGACCGGGTCGCGGCCGCCATCGGCCTGATCCTGCTGGCGCCGCTGTTCCTGCTGATCTCGCTCGCCATCTCGCTGACCGACCGGGGCCCGGCGTTCTTCCGCCAGCTGCGCGTCGGCCACGAGGGTCAGCTGTTCAAGGTGTGGAAGTTCCGCACCATGTACACCGACGCGGAGGAGCGCAAGAGCAAGCTGGAAGCGCAGAACGAGACCGACGGCATGCTCTTCAAGATCCGCGACGATCCGCGGGTCACGCCGGTCGGCCGGTTCCTGCGCGCCAGCTCGATCGACGAGCTGCCCCAGCTGATCAACGTGCTCAAGGGCGAGATGTCCCTGGTCGGGCCGCGCCCGCTGCCCGCCGAGGACGGCGACTACCTGGGCGACGTACGCCGCCGCCTGCTGGTCCGCCCCGGCATGACCGGCCTGTGGCAGGTCTCCGGCCGCTCCGACCTGAACTGGGACGAGTCGGTCCGGCTGGACCTGTACTACGTCGACAACTGGTCGCTCGCGTACGACCTGAGCATCCTTTGGCGGACCGTCGGTGTCGTGCTGCGCCGCAAGGGTGCCTACTAG
- a CDS encoding Uma2 family endonuclease: MAHPLLRAEPLRAWRFEDLLDSPDDGYRYEIFDGSLLVTPPPPMPHANLVYRLRRALERQAPETLAVCEAIGVLRDDGTSYFVPDLVVFDNALLGTTLPALPPSAAQLIVEVVSPSNPSNDLVLKRHGYALVGVAEYWIVDARTQEVLVLTDPSPTGYLTEETHKATLRGSAPFPYEIELAGIFA; encoded by the coding sequence ATGGCCCATCCACTGCTCCGGGCTGAGCCCCTGCGCGCCTGGCGGTTCGAGGACCTGCTCGACTCGCCCGACGACGGCTACCGGTACGAGATCTTCGACGGGAGCCTCCTCGTGACCCCACCACCCCCGATGCCGCACGCGAACCTGGTCTACCGCCTGCGCCGGGCCCTCGAACGGCAGGCACCCGAGACTCTGGCCGTGTGCGAAGCGATCGGCGTGCTGCGTGACGACGGCACCTCGTACTTCGTCCCCGACCTGGTCGTATTCGACAACGCCCTGTTGGGCACGACACTGCCCGCGCTGCCCCCGTCGGCGGCACAACTGATCGTCGAGGTCGTCTCGCCCAGCAATCCGAGCAACGATCTGGTTCTCAAGCGTCACGGATACGCCCTGGTCGGTGTGGCCGAGTACTGGATCGTCGATGCTCGCACCCAGGAGGTGCTCGTGTTGACCGACCCGTCGCCTACGGGCTACCTGACCGAGGAGACGCACAAGGCGACGCTGCGCGGCAGCGCACCGTTCCCCTACGAGATCGAACTGGCGGGGATCTTCGCCTGA
- a CDS encoding response regulator transcription factor, whose protein sequence is MSERRVLVVEDDPTIAGSVIARLRAEGFAVAHAGTGPAAVDAAERLKPDLVVLDLMLPGFDGLEVCRQIHRQQWQAGRPVPVLMLTARDDENDLLVGLAVGADDYLTKPFSLRVLAARVHALLRRAERTTSPEASIKLGPLEIIRSERRVRRDGAEAHLTPTEYDLLVYLAERHRSVLPRERLLAEIWGWAEGYGTRTVDSHIKALRRKLGADLIRTVHGVGYALEAEPA, encoded by the coding sequence ATGAGTGAACGTCGCGTCCTGGTGGTGGAGGACGACCCCACCATCGCCGGGTCGGTGATCGCGCGGCTGCGGGCCGAGGGCTTCGCCGTCGCGCACGCCGGGACGGGGCCGGCCGCGGTGGACGCCGCCGAGCGCCTCAAGCCCGACCTGGTCGTGCTCGACCTCATGCTGCCCGGCTTCGACGGGCTGGAGGTCTGCCGCCAGATCCACCGGCAGCAGTGGCAGGCCGGGCGGCCGGTGCCGGTGCTCATGCTCACCGCCCGCGACGACGAGAACGACCTGTTGGTCGGGCTCGCGGTGGGCGCCGACGACTACCTCACCAAGCCGTTCTCGCTGCGGGTGCTGGCCGCCCGGGTGCACGCGCTGCTGCGCCGGGCGGAGCGGACCACCTCGCCGGAGGCGTCGATCAAGCTCGGCCCGCTGGAGATCATCCGCTCGGAGCGCCGGGTGCGCCGCGACGGCGCCGAGGCGCACCTGACCCCGACCGAGTACGACCTGCTGGTGTACCTCGCCGAGCGGCACCGGTCGGTGCTGCCGCGGGAGCGGCTGCTGGCCGAGATCTGGGGCTGGGCCGAGGGCTACGGCACCCGCACCGTCGACTCGCACATCAAGGCGCTGCGCCGCAAGCTGGGCGCGGACCTGATCCGCACCGTGCACGGCGTCGGCTACGCGCTGGAGGCCGAACCGGCGTGA
- a CDS encoding cell wall metabolism sensor histidine kinase WalK — MYRVLGPLIVFSNNVLDRLPRPLDPFRSIKLKLAILLGISGATGLLVFWGRLGFVNWPVAISAALVGLITLQVLAHGMTRPLRQMTAAARAMARGDYSRRVRATSRDEVGTLARAFNLMAADLAASDQQRRELIANVSHELRTPITALHGVLENMVDGVSAPDPATLRTALAQTERLGRLVTELLDLSKVDAGAAALHRVPVQVAEFLAAVVDEAGLNAPATRFRLDGVVAHTIHADPARLHQVFANLLENAARHSPPGGLVTVSARPSGHNTVFEVLDQGVGIAPALRERVFERFTRGKSAQSQDGGTGLGLAIARWAVELHHGTIAIVDPPGGTGCRIRITLPQMPIPHQSPAEVGGNDVPHLSGRHAPA; from the coding sequence ATGTACCGCGTGCTGGGGCCGCTCATCGTGTTCTCGAACAACGTGCTGGACCGGCTGCCGCGCCCGCTGGACCCGTTCCGCTCGATCAAGCTGAAGCTGGCCATCCTGCTGGGCATCTCCGGCGCGACCGGCCTGCTGGTCTTCTGGGGCCGGCTCGGCTTCGTCAACTGGCCGGTGGCCATCTCCGCCGCGCTGGTCGGCCTGATCACGCTGCAGGTGCTCGCGCACGGCATGACCAGGCCGCTGCGCCAGATGACCGCGGCCGCGCGGGCCATGGCGCGCGGTGACTACAGCCGCCGGGTACGCGCCACCAGCCGCGACGAGGTGGGCACGCTGGCCCGCGCGTTCAACCTGATGGCGGCCGACCTCGCCGCCAGCGACCAGCAGCGCCGCGAGCTGATCGCGAACGTGTCGCACGAGCTGCGTACGCCGATCACCGCGCTGCACGGGGTGCTGGAGAACATGGTCGACGGCGTGAGCGCGCCCGATCCGGCGACGCTGCGCACCGCGCTGGCGCAGACCGAGCGGCTCGGCCGCCTGGTCACCGAGCTGCTCGACCTGTCGAAGGTCGACGCGGGCGCGGCGGCGCTGCACCGGGTGCCGGTGCAGGTGGCGGAGTTCCTGGCCGCCGTCGTCGACGAGGCCGGGCTGAACGCCCCGGCGACCCGGTTCCGGCTGGACGGGGTCGTCGCGCACACCATCCACGCCGACCCGGCCCGGCTGCACCAGGTCTTCGCGAACCTTCTGGAGAACGCGGCCCGGCACAGCCCGCCCGGCGGCCTGGTCACCGTGAGCGCGCGGCCGTCGGGCCACAACACCGTCTTCGAGGTGCTCGATCAGGGGGTGGGCATCGCGCCCGCCCTCCGGGAGCGGGTCTTCGAGCGTTTCACCCGGGGCAAGAGCGCGCAGTCGCAGGACGGCGGCACGGGCCTCGGACTCGCCATCGCCCGCTGGGCGGTGGAACTGCACCACGGCACCATCGCGATCGTCGATCCCCCGGGCGGGACCGGCTGCCGCATCCGTATCACGCTCCCCCAGATGCCGATCCCTCATCAGTCGCCCGCAGAAGTCGGAGGCAATGATGTCCCACACCTCTCCGGAAGGCACGCCCCCGCCTGA
- a CDS encoding DUF4153 domain-containing protein yields the protein MSHTSPEGTPPPEPSPPASAEVPAAAPVPAADPAPAAAPAKLPAQPYPAEAARFAPLPPPPPGFLATRWQGPDYAGGPAAWSAALIGGLATAIALPLSRPAVGWLLVGLVMTGAIWHAARFGPKPDTRGERLIRIGWAVLALALLAVGTFRDAGWLYVFCVLGAVACGSLAVAGGHSVRAVIVGALALPLAAFRAIPWLGRGASAWQKSREKGGTTGRIVLSLVVTVILLIVFGALLASADAAFATLLGDILPEINMRSFMRLLIYTVIGGLITAGAIFTVLAPPDLSGLERPSSRRIGRIEVALPLGGLVLLFAAFVVVQLRFFFGDKAYIQKTSGLTYSEYAVQGFGQLLVVTLLTLVVIGLVSRWAVKETVQDRVLLRSLLGALVLLSMVIVGSAVWRMWLYQNTYGWTRERLFFGSVELYLGGVFVLIALAGWKLRAGWFPRAAVAGFAGLLLFLGAANPEHFIAEQNVERFQKIDFWYLRALGPDAAPELVKLPEPYRSCALSWMVRDLRDNPDQWYAWNLSRDHARDLIAEIKSELRPAQGSCIAAERENANRR from the coding sequence ATGTCCCACACCTCTCCGGAAGGCACGCCCCCGCCTGAGCCGTCGCCACCCGCGTCGGCCGAGGTCCCGGCGGCTGCTCCGGTCCCCGCCGCCGACCCGGCACCGGCGGCCGCCCCGGCGAAGCTGCCCGCGCAGCCGTACCCGGCGGAAGCGGCCCGGTTCGCCCCGCTGCCGCCGCCCCCGCCGGGCTTCCTCGCCACCCGCTGGCAGGGGCCCGACTACGCGGGCGGTCCGGCGGCCTGGTCCGCCGCGCTCATCGGCGGCCTGGCCACCGCCATCGCGCTGCCGCTGAGCCGGCCCGCCGTCGGCTGGCTGCTGGTCGGCCTGGTCATGACCGGGGCGATCTGGCACGCGGCCCGGTTCGGCCCGAAGCCGGACACCCGCGGCGAGCGCCTGATCCGGATCGGCTGGGCGGTGCTCGCGCTGGCCCTGCTGGCGGTCGGCACCTTCCGCGACGCGGGCTGGCTCTACGTGTTCTGCGTGCTGGGGGCGGTGGCCTGCGGCTCGCTGGCGGTGGCCGGCGGCCACTCGGTGCGCGCCGTGATCGTCGGCGCGCTGGCGCTGCCGCTGGCCGCGTTCCGGGCGATCCCGTGGCTGGGCCGGGGCGCGAGCGCCTGGCAGAAGTCCCGCGAGAAGGGCGGCACCACCGGCCGTATCGTGCTGTCGCTCGTCGTGACGGTGATCCTGCTGATCGTCTTCGGCGCGCTGCTGGCCTCGGCCGACGCCGCGTTCGCGACGCTGCTCGGCGACATCCTGCCCGAGATCAACATGCGTTCCTTCATGCGGTTGCTGATCTACACCGTGATCGGCGGCCTGATCACGGCGGGCGCGATCTTCACGGTGCTGGCTCCGCCGGACCTGTCGGGGCTGGAGCGCCCGTCGTCGCGGCGCATCGGCCGCATCGAGGTGGCGCTGCCGCTGGGCGGCCTGGTGCTGCTGTTCGCCGCGTTCGTCGTGGTGCAGCTGCGCTTCTTCTTCGGCGACAAGGCGTACATCCAGAAGACCAGCGGCCTGACCTACTCCGAGTACGCGGTGCAGGGCTTCGGCCAGCTGCTCGTGGTGACCCTGCTGACGCTGGTCGTGATCGGCCTGGTGTCGCGCTGGGCGGTCAAGGAGACGGTGCAGGACCGGGTGCTGCTGCGCTCGCTGCTCGGCGCGCTCGTGCTGCTGAGCATGGTCATCGTCGGCTCGGCGGTGTGGCGCATGTGGCTCTACCAGAACACCTACGGCTGGACCCGGGAGCGGCTGTTCTTCGGCTCGGTCGAGCTCTACCTCGGCGGCGTGTTCGTGCTGATCGCGCTGGCCGGGTGGAAGCTGCGGGCGGGCTGGTTCCCGCGCGCGGCGGTGGCGGGCTTCGCCGGGCTGCTGCTGTTCCTCGGCGCGGCCAACCCGGAGCACTTCATCGCGGAGCAGAACGTCGAGCGGTTCCAGAAGATCGACTTCTGGTACCTGCGGGCGCTCGGCCCGGACGCGGCCCCGGAGCTGGTCAAGCTGCCCGAGCCGTACCGTAGCTGCGCGCTCAGCTGGATGGTCCGCGACCTGCGCGACAACCCGGACCAGTGGTACGCCTGGAACCTCAGCCGCGACCACGCCCGCGACCTGATCGCCGAGATCAAAAGCGAGCTCCGCCCGGCCCAGGGCTCCTGCATCGCGGCGGAGCGGGAGAACGCCAACCGGCGCTGA
- a CDS encoding ABC transporter ATP-binding protein: MTVDSAFALQGLVKTFDGKVAVDGVDLAVPAGSFFGLLGPNGAGKTTTLSMAVGLLRPDAGRALVLGHDVWHDPVRAKSLIGVMPDGVRLFDRLDGTELLAYQGLLRGMAPDVIDARVTELLDVLALTDAGRTLVVDYSAGMKKKIALACALLHAPRLLVLDEPFEAVDPVSGATIRDILTRYVAGGGTVIFSSHVLEVVERLCSHVAIMAAGRIRTVGTLDEVRGQRTLEEAFVEVVGGRTATGAELSWL, encoded by the coding sequence GTGACCGTGGACAGCGCCTTCGCCCTTCAGGGGCTCGTCAAGACCTTCGATGGCAAGGTCGCCGTGGACGGGGTCGACCTGGCCGTGCCGGCCGGCTCGTTCTTCGGCCTGCTCGGGCCCAACGGGGCCGGCAAGACCACCACCCTGTCCATGGCGGTCGGGCTGTTGCGCCCGGATGCCGGGCGGGCCCTGGTGCTCGGCCACGACGTGTGGCACGACCCGGTCCGCGCGAAGTCGCTCATCGGCGTGATGCCCGACGGCGTCCGCCTCTTCGACCGCCTCGACGGCACCGAGCTGCTCGCGTACCAGGGCCTGCTGCGCGGGATGGCGCCCGACGTCATCGACGCGCGCGTCACCGAGCTGCTGGACGTGCTGGCGCTGACCGACGCCGGGCGCACCCTGGTCGTCGACTACTCGGCCGGCATGAAGAAGAAGATCGCGCTGGCCTGCGCGCTGCTGCACGCGCCGCGGCTGCTGGTGCTCGACGAGCCGTTCGAGGCCGTGGACCCGGTGAGCGGCGCGACCATCCGCGACATCCTCACCCGATACGTCGCCGGCGGCGGCACGGTCATCTTCTCCAGCCACGTGCTGGAGGTGGTGGAGCGGCTGTGCAGCCACGTGGCGATCATGGCGGCGGGCCGCATCCGCACCGTCGGCACGCTGGACGAGGTGCGCGGGCAGCGCACCCTCGAAGAGGCGTTCGTCGAGGTGGTCGGCGGCCGTACGGCCACCGGGGCGGAGCTGTCGTGGCTCTGA